A window from uncultured Desulfobacter sp. encodes these proteins:
- a CDS encoding hotdog fold thioesterase — MIWKKEFTVDDMNRFKADTILGHLDITFEEKGDNSLTASMPVDERTHQPMGILHGGASVVLAETLGSCAAQMVLEEGYYAVGLEIKANHIKSISQGRVTGKTTPLHLGRTTQVWDIDIKNDKGELICASRLTMAVLKIQGKHNQTILQFMR; from the coding sequence ATGATCTGGAAAAAAGAGTTCACTGTTGATGATATGAACCGGTTTAAGGCCGACACAATTCTCGGTCATCTGGATATTACCTTTGAAGAAAAAGGAGACAATTCTTTGACCGCATCCATGCCCGTGGACGAGCGCACCCATCAACCCATGGGTATCCTCCACGGAGGGGCCTCGGTGGTCCTGGCCGAAACACTTGGCAGCTGCGCCGCCCAGATGGTCCTTGAAGAAGGATATTACGCCGTGGGCCTTGAGATCAAAGCCAACCACATCAAAAGCATATCCCAGGGCCGGGTCACAGGAAAAACCACCCCCTTGCATCTGGGCAGGACCACCCAGGTATGGGATATTGACATCAAAAACGATAAGGGCGAATTGATCTGCGCCTCCCGTCTGACCATGGCTGTTTTAAAAATTCAAGGAAAACACAATCAAACAATTTTGCAATTCATGCGCTAA
- the fbaA gene encoding class II fructose-bisphosphate aldolase: protein MPIVNYEQYCRMLDNAKQNKFAYPAINTTSSETINAALLAFKEANSDGIIQVSTGGGSFASGLGVNQSYKGAIALAEFAHAMAAYYDVNIALHTDHCHPEYVDSFLMPLIEETAKRRAKGLPNLFSSHMYDGSALPMNENIQASKKIMERCVANDLILEIETGVVGGEEDGHDTSGVAKEKLYTTPEDMVLAARELGSMGRFLLAATFGNVHGVYKPGNVKLKPVILKAGQEAVAKALGADTRMDLVFHGGSGSELKDIHEALDYGVVKMNVDTDTQYAYTRPVADHMMKNYDGVLKIEGEVGNKKVYDPRSWGKKAERNMADRIMQACRDLRSEGTSLGKNI from the coding sequence ATGCCAATCGTTAATTATGAGCAATATTGCCGGATGTTGGATAACGCCAAACAGAACAAGTTTGCTTACCCGGCCATTAATACCACCTCCAGTGAAACCATTAATGCCGCGCTTCTGGCATTCAAGGAAGCGAACAGCGACGGTATTATCCAGGTCTCCACCGGCGGCGGTAGTTTTGCCTCGGGCCTGGGTGTGAATCAATCTTATAAAGGCGCCATTGCCCTGGCTGAATTTGCCCATGCCATGGCCGCCTATTATGATGTCAATATTGCCCTGCACACGGATCACTGCCACCCGGAATATGTGGACTCTTTTTTGATGCCATTGATCGAAGAGACCGCAAAACGCCGCGCCAAGGGCCTGCCCAATCTGTTCAGTTCCCATATGTACGACGGCTCTGCCTTGCCCATGAACGAAAATATCCAGGCATCAAAAAAAATTATGGAACGCTGCGTGGCCAACGACCTGATCCTGGAAATTGAAACCGGCGTGGTTGGCGGAGAGGAAGACGGCCATGATACATCAGGGGTGGCAAAAGAAAAGCTGTATACAACCCCCGAAGACATGGTGCTGGCTGCAAGGGAACTGGGATCCATGGGGCGGTTTCTTTTAGCGGCCACCTTTGGTAATGTGCACGGGGTGTACAAACCGGGTAATGTGAAACTCAAACCCGTCATTTTAAAAGCGGGCCAGGAGGCCGTTGCTAAAGCCCTTGGCGCGGATACCCGGATGGATCTGGTATTCCATGGCGGTTCCGGGTCCGAATTAAAGGATATCCACGAGGCCCTTGATTATGGGGTGGTTAAAATGAATGTGGACACCGACACCCAGTACGCCTACACCCGGCCCGTGGCAGACCATATGATGAAAAATTATGATGGTGTGCTTAAAATCGAAGGCGAGGTGGGTAACAAAAAAGTGTATGATCCCCGTTCTTGGGGGAAAAAAGCCGAGCGCAATATGGCGGACCGGATCATGCAGGCCTGCCGGGACTTAAGGTCCGAGGGGACGTCCCTTGGGAAAAACATCTAA
- a CDS encoding ABC transporter substrate-binding protein: MKRLFLFLFVFALFLFVIQPVQASTPKDTLVMAFNIDEIVSLDPAEIFEFANGEYAANTYDRLINYNVDNVSEIYPGIADSWDISDDGLTYTFKIRKGVTFASGNTLSADDVVFSLRRVVLLDKSPAFILTQFGFTAENVNRTITKVDDYTVKIIVDQAYAPTFFLYCLTSTAGSVIDKKEVMAHEKDGDLGYGWLKTGYAGSGPYMLKIWKASELIILDSNKNYWGEAPKLKRVIIRHIVGSSGQRMLLEKGDIDMARNLTGDDLKSLEKNENIKIQTRAKGIIYYLGLNQKNNYLKIPEVRQALKYLIDYNGMAQSFLKGKATVHQAFLPKGFLGALDETPFSLDVEKAKALLKKAGFENGFALTMDTRSAEPVNSMALSIQSTFAKAGIKLEIIPGDGKQTLTKYRARKHDIYIGDWGSDYMDPHSNADTFARNPDNSDDAKLKTLAWRNAWDIPEMTKKADAGVLEKDTATRARMYGDLQREHQQTSPFVIMFQNIEVVAEQANVNHFILGPSFDSSVYQYTTK; encoded by the coding sequence GTGAAAAGGCTGTTTCTGTTCCTGTTCGTTTTTGCCCTGTTTCTCTTTGTGATACAGCCCGTCCAGGCCTCAACCCCGAAAGATACCCTTGTCATGGCCTTTAATATTGATGAGATCGTCTCCCTGGACCCGGCTGAGATTTTTGAATTTGCCAATGGAGAATACGCTGCCAACACATACGACCGCCTGATTAACTATAATGTTGATAATGTCAGTGAGATATATCCCGGCATTGCGGACAGCTGGGATATATCAGATGACGGTTTGACCTACACATTTAAAATCAGAAAAGGTGTTACCTTCGCCTCGGGCAACACGCTGTCGGCTGACGATGTCGTTTTTTCACTTCGCCGGGTTGTCCTGCTGGACAAGTCGCCTGCCTTCATTCTGACCCAGTTCGGGTTTACTGCTGAAAACGTGAACCGGACCATCACCAAGGTGGATGATTATACGGTAAAAATCATTGTGGATCAGGCCTACGCCCCCACCTTTTTCCTTTATTGCCTGACCTCAACAGCCGGGTCGGTCATAGATAAAAAAGAGGTCATGGCCCATGAAAAAGATGGTGATCTCGGCTATGGCTGGCTTAAGACCGGGTATGCCGGTTCCGGACCTTATATGCTTAAGATATGGAAGGCGTCGGAGCTTATCATACTGGATTCCAATAAAAATTACTGGGGAGAAGCCCCCAAATTGAAACGTGTCATCATCCGGCATATTGTTGGGTCATCCGGCCAGCGCATGCTGCTTGAAAAAGGCGACATTGATATGGCAAGGAATCTGACCGGGGATGATTTGAAAAGTCTGGAGAAGAATGAAAATATAAAAATCCAGACACGGGCCAAAGGAATCATCTATTACCTGGGGCTGAATCAGAAAAACAATTATCTTAAGATCCCCGAGGTGCGCCAGGCACTTAAGTATCTGATTGATTACAATGGTATGGCGCAAAGCTTTCTTAAGGGAAAGGCCACTGTACACCAGGCATTTTTACCAAAGGGTTTTCTGGGGGCACTGGACGAAACGCCTTTTTCCCTTGACGTTGAAAAGGCAAAAGCCCTTTTGAAAAAGGCTGGTTTTGAAAACGGCTTTGCCCTCACCATGGACACAAGGAGCGCCGAACCGGTAAACTCCATGGCCCTTTCCATTCAGTCCACCTTTGCCAAAGCCGGTATAAAACTTGAAATTATTCCCGGTGATGGCAAGCAGACCTTGACCAAATACCGTGCCCGAAAGCATGACATTTACATTGGAGACTGGGGATCGGATTATATGGATCCCCATTCCAATGCAGATACCTTTGCCCGGAATCCAGATAATTCAGACGATGCAAAATTAAAAACACTGGCCTGGAGAAATGCCTGGGATATCCCGGAGATGACCAAAAAGGCGGATGCCGGGGTGCTGGAAAAAGATACGGCAACCCGCGCGCGGATGTATGGGGATCTCCAGCGGGAACACCAGCAGACCTCTCCTTTTGTTATTATGTTCCAGAATATTGAAGTTGTGGCTGAACAGGCCAATGTTAACCATTTCATTTTGGGTCCCAGTTTTGACAGTAGCGTTTACCAATACACAACCAAGTGA
- a CDS encoding ABC transporter permease, which translates to MLKQTFRILVMVATTFLGLLLITFLIGRVVPIDPVLAVVGDKASPEVYEKARMAMGLNLPLWKQFLIYIGHILKGNFGTSVLTANPVTEDILRVFPATFELAVTATIIGIMLGIPLGIFSAVKQGSFWDHLTRVIGLFGHSLPIFWLGLMGLMLFYVRLDLLPGPGRVDIFYEGIVTPVTGFLTIDSMVAGEWDIFRNTVYHLILPASLLGYYSMAYLLRMTRSFMIEQLGQEYILTARVKGVSEWRVIWGHALGNCAIPLITVIALSFGTLLEGSVLTETVFSWPGLGLYLTNSLLNADMNAVLGSTIVVGTIFLGVNLFSDFLYKVMDPRAR; encoded by the coding sequence ATGCTGAAACAGACCTTCCGGATTCTGGTGATGGTGGCAACCACCTTTTTAGGGCTTTTGCTGATCACTTTTCTCATCGGCCGGGTGGTTCCCATTGACCCGGTGCTGGCCGTGGTCGGGGACAAGGCCTCACCTGAGGTATACGAAAAGGCGCGCATGGCCATGGGACTGAACCTGCCGCTGTGGAAGCAGTTTTTAATCTATATCGGCCATATACTTAAAGGCAATTTCGGCACCTCTGTGCTGACGGCCAATCCTGTGACCGAGGATATTTTAAGGGTATTTCCGGCCACCTTTGAACTGGCCGTCACGGCCACGATCATCGGTATTATGCTGGGCATTCCCCTGGGCATATTTTCAGCGGTAAAACAGGGCAGTTTCTGGGATCATCTCACCCGTGTCATCGGTCTGTTCGGTCATTCCCTGCCCATTTTCTGGCTCGGGCTGATGGGACTGATGCTTTTTTACGTCCGGCTGGACCTGCTACCGGGCCCCGGCCGTGTGGACATCTTCTATGAGGGTATTGTGACGCCGGTCACAGGCTTTTTAACCATCGACAGTATGGTCGCCGGGGAGTGGGATATTTTCAGAAACACCGTGTATCATTTGATTCTTCCGGCATCCCTTCTCGGGTATTACTCCATGGCATATCTGTTGAGAATGACCCGCTCCTTCATGATTGAGCAGCTGGGCCAGGAGTATATTCTCACGGCCCGGGTCAAAGGCGTAAGCGAATGGAGGGTCATATGGGGGCATGCGCTGGGCAACTGTGCCATTCCATTAATTACCGTCATTGCCTTAAGTTTCGGAACCCTGCTTGAAGGGTCGGTGTTGACCGAGACCGTTTTTTCCTGGCCGGGCCTGGGCCTGTATCTGACTAATTCTTTGCTCAACGCCGACATGAATGCTGTGCTTGGCAGCACCATTGTTGTAGGGACTATATTTTTGGGGGTGAACCTGTTTTCAGATTTTTTATATAAAGTGATGGACCCCAGGGCCCGTTAA
- the nikC gene encoding nickel transporter permease yields MINKTLNLRPIKQWLLADTPASAFQARSGRAYLGLLAFMKNRLAVLGVLIIVTLIAVAVLAPVIASHDPVETNIANRLQPLSLDHYFGTDEMGRDIFSRVVWGARLTLYVIGLVAVIAAPVGIIVGTVAGYLGGIIDTVLMRITDIFLAFPKLILALAFVSALGPGIENAIIAISITSWPPYARIARAETITIRHADFIKAVRLQGASALRIIVGHIMPLCLPSLIIRVSLDMAGIILTAAGLGFLGLGAQPPAPEWGAMTAGGRIYIIDHWWVITMPGTAIFIVSLAFNLLGDGLREVLDPRRDR; encoded by the coding sequence ATGATAAACAAAACATTAAACTTAAGGCCCATAAAACAATGGCTTTTAGCTGATACGCCGGCATCGGCTTTCCAGGCCAGGTCCGGCAGGGCCTATCTGGGTCTTCTGGCATTCATGAAAAATCGGCTGGCGGTGCTGGGGGTGTTGATTATTGTCACCCTCATTGCCGTTGCGGTGCTTGCACCTGTCATCGCCTCCCATGACCCGGTGGAAACAAATATCGCCAACCGTCTTCAGCCCTTGTCCCTGGATCACTATTTCGGCACCGATGAGATGGGCCGTGATATCTTTTCCCGGGTGGTCTGGGGGGCGCGGCTGACCCTTTACGTCATCGGCCTTGTGGCGGTTATTGCCGCGCCTGTGGGAATTATTGTGGGTACGGTTGCAGGATATTTAGGCGGAATCATTGATACGGTGCTCATGCGTATCACCGATATTTTCCTGGCGTTCCCCAAGCTGATTTTAGCCCTGGCCTTTGTTTCAGCCCTGGGCCCGGGTATTGAAAACGCCATTATCGCCATCTCCATTACCTCCTGGCCGCCCTACGCCAGGATTGCCCGGGCAGAGACCATTACCATCAGACATGCCGATTTCATCAAGGCTGTCAGGCTACAGGGCGCAAGTGCCCTGAGGATCATTGTGGGCCATATCATGCCCCTTTGTCTGCCGTCCCTGATTATCCGGGTCAGCCTGGACATGGCGGGAATCATCCTCACAGCCGCGGGCTTGGGGTTTCTGGGTCTGGGGGCCCAGCCGCCCGCGCCGGAGTGGGGGGCCATGACCGCCGGCGGCAGAATCTATATCATTGACCACTGGTGGGTGATCACCATGCCCGGGACGGCCATCTTTATTGTCAGTCTTGCCTTTAACCTTCTGGGGGACGGGCTTCGTGAAGTGCTTGACCCAAGGCGTGACCGGTGA
- a CDS encoding ABC transporter ATP-binding protein — protein sequence MIAPPPLLTVADLCVTFPSPRGDICAVNNVSFSMGREKIGIVGESGSGKSVTGRAVLGLLPSYAGVRASQISFKGNNLLDFTERQMRKIRGRQISMVMQDPKYSLNPVRTVGDQIREAYTIHHKAGKKQARQKTLDMLRAVRIRNPEQVYGLYPHEVSGGMGQRIMIAMMLIPEPSLLIADEPTSALDVTVQLQVLAILDDLVKARGMGLIFISHDLELVSSFCDRVIIMYGGQIMEVVDANNLHKSNHPYTRGLLACLPKIDGTRDRLPTLVRDDAWLKPVQGVVS from the coding sequence ATGATCGCCCCCCCTCCGTTGCTGACCGTCGCTGATCTTTGCGTGACCTTTCCTTCTCCCAGGGGCGATATCTGCGCCGTCAACAACGTCAGCTTTTCCATGGGCCGGGAAAAAATAGGAATTGTGGGGGAGTCCGGTTCCGGAAAGTCCGTGACCGGCCGGGCGGTTTTGGGACTGCTGCCCTCCTATGCCGGGGTGCGGGCATCGCAAATCTCCTTTAAGGGAAACAATCTGCTGGATTTCACGGAAAGACAGATGCGAAAGATCCGGGGCAGGCAGATCTCCATGGTCATGCAGGATCCAAAGTATTCCTTGAACCCGGTGCGAACCGTGGGCGATCAGATCCGGGAAGCCTATACCATTCATCATAAAGCAGGCAAAAAACAGGCCCGGCAGAAAACGCTGGATATGCTCAGGGCTGTCAGGATCAGGAACCCAGAGCAGGTCTACGGCCTTTATCCCCATGAGGTGTCCGGGGGCATGGGCCAGCGCATCATGATTGCCATGATGCTGATTCCCGAACCCAGCCTGCTCATTGCCGATGAGCCCACCTCTGCCCTGGACGTTACGGTGCAGCTCCAGGTCCTTGCCATTTTAGATGATCTGGTCAAAGCGCGGGGCATGGGCCTTATCTTTATCTCCCATGATCTTGAGCTTGTCTCTTCATTTTGCGACCGGGTGATCATTATGTATGGCGGACAAATCATGGAAGTGGTGGACGCTAATAATCTTCACAAGTCAAATCACCCGTACACAAGAGGATTGCTCGCCTGTCTGCCTAAAATTGACGGCACCCGGGATCGTCTGCCCACACTGGTTCGGGATGATGCCTGGCTTAAACCGGTTCAGGGCGTTGTCTCATGA